The following proteins are co-located in the Nerophis ophidion isolate RoL-2023_Sa linkage group LG04, RoL_Noph_v1.0, whole genome shotgun sequence genome:
- the wasf3a gene encoding actin-binding protein WASF3 isoform X1: MPLVKRTIEPQHLCHTTVPNGITCELECVNNNTLSAIIRQLSSLSKHAENVFGDLFNEANTFYMRANSLQHRIDRLAIKVTQLDSGVEELSLQAINLRKAFKSSTIQDQQVLSKGSTPGSVAEMYDSSDQPPLLSDLTAYREDCTDAMKFYSDPSYFFDLWKEKMLQDTEDKRKERRRQREQKRCVESSTLQRQVKKVRKARNRRQEWNMMAFDKELRPDHRHPQTLRRGASSEGSLSPESRPDLPEYPVPPVAVHSTSKPHVKVQLSPPAEHEYHCIDINYKRTNTIEAAEKMNGSIRSSADYNGASPPAVPGPHLPSAQTAFAFPPVAAAHNGAAIHVGLGYPHPPVPPQGPRVPPPPVPPPPSHPPPAAPSHLSELVRNKLKPANGRSDLLSAIRMGIQLKKVQEKQAMQSKRDPVGNDVATILSRRIAVEYSESEDDSELDDNDWSD, translated from the exons ATGCCTTTGGTGAAGAGAACCATAGAGCCTCAGCACTTGTGCCACACCACAGTGCCCAATGGGATTACCTGTGAGCTGGAATGTGTGAACAACAACACGTTGTCCGCCATCATCCGCCAACTCAGTAGTCTGA GCAAACATGCAGAAAATGTCTTTGGGGATCTTTTCAACGAAGCCAACACCTTTTACATGCGCGCAAACTCTCTCCAGCACCGCATCGACCGCTTGGCCATCAAAGTCACCCAGCTCGACTCCGGTGTGGAAGAAC TCTCTCTTCAGGCCATAAACCTGAGGAAGGCGTTCAAAAGCTCTACCATCCAGGACCAGCAGGTGTTGTCCAAAGGCAGCACTCCAGGCTCGGTGGCTGAGATGTACGACAGCAGCGACCAGCCTCCTCTTCTCAGTGACCTCACGGCTTACAG agaGGACTGCACTGATGCCATGAAGTTCTACTCAGACCCTTCTTACTTTTTTGACTTGTGGAAGGAGAAAATGCTGCAGGACACAGAGGACAAGAGGAAAGAAAGGAGGAGGCAAAGG GAACAGAAGCGATGCGTGGAAAGCAGCACCCTCCAGCGACAGGTGAAAAAGGTGAGGAAGGCTCGAAACCGCAGACAGGAGTGGAACATGATGGCGTTTGACAAAGAGCTCCGTCCAGATCATCGCCACCCACAGACTCTACGGCGAGGGGCGTCTTCTGAGGGCTCACTCTCCCCAGAGAGCAG GCCTGACCTTCCGGAGTACCCTGTCCCTCCTGTGGCAGTCCACAGTACTTCGAAACCACACGTGAAAGTGCAACTCTCCCCACCTGCGGAGCACGAGTACCACTGTATTGACATCAACTACAAGAGAACAAACACTATAGAAGCTGCAGAGAAGATGAACGGCTCCATACGCTCATCTGCAGATTACAA CGGCGCCAGCCCTCCAGCTGTGCCAGGCCCACATCTCCCTTCTGCCCAGACAGCCTTCGCTTTCCCTCCAGTAGCAGCAGCTCACAATGGAGCCGCCATTCACGTCGGCCTTGGATACCCACATCCACCTGTTCCTCCTCAAGGGCCTCGCGTGCCTCCTCCTCCGGTTCCACCGCCTCCATCTCATCCACCCCCAGCTGCCCCTTCTCACCTTTCCGAACTTGTCCGAAACAAATTAAAACCAGCGAATGGCAGAAGTGATCTGCTATCTGCAATCCGCATGG GCATCCAGCTGAAAAAAGTGCAAGAGAAGCAAGCGATGCAGAGCAAGCGTGACCCCGTGGGGAATGATGTGGCCACCATCTTGTCCCGGCGCATTGCAGTGGAGTACAGTGAATCTGAAGATGACTCAGAGTTGGATGACAATGACTGGTCAGACTGA
- the wasf3a gene encoding actin-binding protein WASF3 isoform X2 encodes MPLVKRTIEPQHLCHTTVPNGITCELECVNNNTLSAIIRQLSSLSKHAENVFGDLFNEANTFYMRANSLQHRIDRLAIKVTQLDSGVEELSLQAINLRKAFKSSTIQDQQVLSKGSTPGSVAEMYDSSDQPPLLSDLTAYREDCTDAMKFYSDPSYFFDLWKEKMLQDTEDKRKERRRQRKRCVESSTLQRQVKKVRKARNRRQEWNMMAFDKELRPDHRHPQTLRRGASSEGSLSPESRPDLPEYPVPPVAVHSTSKPHVKVQLSPPAEHEYHCIDINYKRTNTIEAAEKMNGSIRSSADYNGASPPAVPGPHLPSAQTAFAFPPVAAAHNGAAIHVGLGYPHPPVPPQGPRVPPPPVPPPPSHPPPAAPSHLSELVRNKLKPANGRSDLLSAIRMGIQLKKVQEKQAMQSKRDPVGNDVATILSRRIAVEYSESEDDSELDDNDWSD; translated from the exons ATGCCTTTGGTGAAGAGAACCATAGAGCCTCAGCACTTGTGCCACACCACAGTGCCCAATGGGATTACCTGTGAGCTGGAATGTGTGAACAACAACACGTTGTCCGCCATCATCCGCCAACTCAGTAGTCTGA GCAAACATGCAGAAAATGTCTTTGGGGATCTTTTCAACGAAGCCAACACCTTTTACATGCGCGCAAACTCTCTCCAGCACCGCATCGACCGCTTGGCCATCAAAGTCACCCAGCTCGACTCCGGTGTGGAAGAAC TCTCTCTTCAGGCCATAAACCTGAGGAAGGCGTTCAAAAGCTCTACCATCCAGGACCAGCAGGTGTTGTCCAAAGGCAGCACTCCAGGCTCGGTGGCTGAGATGTACGACAGCAGCGACCAGCCTCCTCTTCTCAGTGACCTCACGGCTTACAG agaGGACTGCACTGATGCCATGAAGTTCTACTCAGACCCTTCTTACTTTTTTGACTTGTGGAAGGAGAAAATGCTGCAGGACACAGAGGACAAGAGGAAAGAAAGGAGGAGGCAAAGG AAGCGATGCGTGGAAAGCAGCACCCTCCAGCGACAGGTGAAAAAGGTGAGGAAGGCTCGAAACCGCAGACAGGAGTGGAACATGATGGCGTTTGACAAAGAGCTCCGTCCAGATCATCGCCACCCACAGACTCTACGGCGAGGGGCGTCTTCTGAGGGCTCACTCTCCCCAGAGAGCAG GCCTGACCTTCCGGAGTACCCTGTCCCTCCTGTGGCAGTCCACAGTACTTCGAAACCACACGTGAAAGTGCAACTCTCCCCACCTGCGGAGCACGAGTACCACTGTATTGACATCAACTACAAGAGAACAAACACTATAGAAGCTGCAGAGAAGATGAACGGCTCCATACGCTCATCTGCAGATTACAA CGGCGCCAGCCCTCCAGCTGTGCCAGGCCCACATCTCCCTTCTGCCCAGACAGCCTTCGCTTTCCCTCCAGTAGCAGCAGCTCACAATGGAGCCGCCATTCACGTCGGCCTTGGATACCCACATCCACCTGTTCCTCCTCAAGGGCCTCGCGTGCCTCCTCCTCCGGTTCCACCGCCTCCATCTCATCCACCCCCAGCTGCCCCTTCTCACCTTTCCGAACTTGTCCGAAACAAATTAAAACCAGCGAATGGCAGAAGTGATCTGCTATCTGCAATCCGCATGG GCATCCAGCTGAAAAAAGTGCAAGAGAAGCAAGCGATGCAGAGCAAGCGTGACCCCGTGGGGAATGATGTGGCCACCATCTTGTCCCGGCGCATTGCAGTGGAGTACAGTGAATCTGAAGATGACTCAGAGTTGGATGACAATGACTGGTCAGACTGA
- the wasf3a gene encoding actin-binding protein WASF3 isoform X3, with translation MPLVKRTIEPQHLCHTTVPNGITCELECVNNNTLSAIIRQLSSLSKHAENVFGDLFNEANTFYMRANSLQHRIDRLAIKVTQLDSVSLQAINLRKAFKSSTIQDQQVLSKGSTPGSVAEMYDSSDQPPLLSDLTAYREDCTDAMKFYSDPSYFFDLWKEKMLQDTEDKRKERRRQREQKRCVESSTLQRQVKKVRKARNRRQEWNMMAFDKELRPDHRHPQTLRRGASSEGSLSPESRPDLPEYPVPPVAVHSTSKPHVKVQLSPPAEHEYHCIDINYKRTNTIEAAEKMNGSIRSSADYNGASPPAVPGPHLPSAQTAFAFPPVAAAHNGAAIHVGLGYPHPPVPPQGPRVPPPPVPPPPSHPPPAAPSHLSELVRNKLKPANGRSDLLSAIRMGIQLKKVQEKQAMQSKRDPVGNDVATILSRRIAVEYSESEDDSELDDNDWSD, from the exons ATGCCTTTGGTGAAGAGAACCATAGAGCCTCAGCACTTGTGCCACACCACAGTGCCCAATGGGATTACCTGTGAGCTGGAATGTGTGAACAACAACACGTTGTCCGCCATCATCCGCCAACTCAGTAGTCTGA GCAAACATGCAGAAAATGTCTTTGGGGATCTTTTCAACGAAGCCAACACCTTTTACATGCGCGCAAACTCTCTCCAGCACCGCATCGACCGCTTGGCCATCAAAGTCACCCAGCTCGACTCCG TCTCTCTTCAGGCCATAAACCTGAGGAAGGCGTTCAAAAGCTCTACCATCCAGGACCAGCAGGTGTTGTCCAAAGGCAGCACTCCAGGCTCGGTGGCTGAGATGTACGACAGCAGCGACCAGCCTCCTCTTCTCAGTGACCTCACGGCTTACAG agaGGACTGCACTGATGCCATGAAGTTCTACTCAGACCCTTCTTACTTTTTTGACTTGTGGAAGGAGAAAATGCTGCAGGACACAGAGGACAAGAGGAAAGAAAGGAGGAGGCAAAGG GAACAGAAGCGATGCGTGGAAAGCAGCACCCTCCAGCGACAGGTGAAAAAGGTGAGGAAGGCTCGAAACCGCAGACAGGAGTGGAACATGATGGCGTTTGACAAAGAGCTCCGTCCAGATCATCGCCACCCACAGACTCTACGGCGAGGGGCGTCTTCTGAGGGCTCACTCTCCCCAGAGAGCAG GCCTGACCTTCCGGAGTACCCTGTCCCTCCTGTGGCAGTCCACAGTACTTCGAAACCACACGTGAAAGTGCAACTCTCCCCACCTGCGGAGCACGAGTACCACTGTATTGACATCAACTACAAGAGAACAAACACTATAGAAGCTGCAGAGAAGATGAACGGCTCCATACGCTCATCTGCAGATTACAA CGGCGCCAGCCCTCCAGCTGTGCCAGGCCCACATCTCCCTTCTGCCCAGACAGCCTTCGCTTTCCCTCCAGTAGCAGCAGCTCACAATGGAGCCGCCATTCACGTCGGCCTTGGATACCCACATCCACCTGTTCCTCCTCAAGGGCCTCGCGTGCCTCCTCCTCCGGTTCCACCGCCTCCATCTCATCCACCCCCAGCTGCCCCTTCTCACCTTTCCGAACTTGTCCGAAACAAATTAAAACCAGCGAATGGCAGAAGTGATCTGCTATCTGCAATCCGCATGG GCATCCAGCTGAAAAAAGTGCAAGAGAAGCAAGCGATGCAGAGCAAGCGTGACCCCGTGGGGAATGATGTGGCCACCATCTTGTCCCGGCGCATTGCAGTGGAGTACAGTGAATCTGAAGATGACTCAGAGTTGGATGACAATGACTGGTCAGACTGA
- the wasf3a gene encoding actin-binding protein WASF3 isoform X4, which translates to MQKMSLGIFSTKPTPFTCAQTLSSTASTAWPSKSPSSTPVWKNVSSNISLQAINLRKAFKSSTIQDQQVLSKGSTPGSVAEMYDSSDQPPLLSDLTAYREDCTDAMKFYSDPSYFFDLWKEKMLQDTEDKRKERRRQREQKRCVESSTLQRQVKKVRKARNRRQEWNMMAFDKELRPDHRHPQTLRRGASSEGSLSPESRPDLPEYPVPPVAVHSTSKPHVKVQLSPPAEHEYHCIDINYKRTNTIEAAEKMNGSIRSSADYNGASPPAVPGPHLPSAQTAFAFPPVAAAHNGAAIHVGLGYPHPPVPPQGPRVPPPPVPPPPSHPPPAAPSHLSELVRNKLKPANGRSDLLSAIRMGIQLKKVQEKQAMQSKRDPVGNDVATILSRRIAVEYSESEDDSELDDNDWSD; encoded by the exons ATGCAGAAAATGTCTTTGGGGATCTTTTCAACGAAGCCAACACCTTTTACATGCGCGCAAACTCTCTCCAGCACCGCATCGACCGCTTGGCCATCAAAGTCACCCAGCTCGACTCCGGTGTGGAAGAACGTCAGTTCCAACA TCTCTCTTCAGGCCATAAACCTGAGGAAGGCGTTCAAAAGCTCTACCATCCAGGACCAGCAGGTGTTGTCCAAAGGCAGCACTCCAGGCTCGGTGGCTGAGATGTACGACAGCAGCGACCAGCCTCCTCTTCTCAGTGACCTCACGGCTTACAG agaGGACTGCACTGATGCCATGAAGTTCTACTCAGACCCTTCTTACTTTTTTGACTTGTGGAAGGAGAAAATGCTGCAGGACACAGAGGACAAGAGGAAAGAAAGGAGGAGGCAAAGG GAACAGAAGCGATGCGTGGAAAGCAGCACCCTCCAGCGACAGGTGAAAAAGGTGAGGAAGGCTCGAAACCGCAGACAGGAGTGGAACATGATGGCGTTTGACAAAGAGCTCCGTCCAGATCATCGCCACCCACAGACTCTACGGCGAGGGGCGTCTTCTGAGGGCTCACTCTCCCCAGAGAGCAG GCCTGACCTTCCGGAGTACCCTGTCCCTCCTGTGGCAGTCCACAGTACTTCGAAACCACACGTGAAAGTGCAACTCTCCCCACCTGCGGAGCACGAGTACCACTGTATTGACATCAACTACAAGAGAACAAACACTATAGAAGCTGCAGAGAAGATGAACGGCTCCATACGCTCATCTGCAGATTACAA CGGCGCCAGCCCTCCAGCTGTGCCAGGCCCACATCTCCCTTCTGCCCAGACAGCCTTCGCTTTCCCTCCAGTAGCAGCAGCTCACAATGGAGCCGCCATTCACGTCGGCCTTGGATACCCACATCCACCTGTTCCTCCTCAAGGGCCTCGCGTGCCTCCTCCTCCGGTTCCACCGCCTCCATCTCATCCACCCCCAGCTGCCCCTTCTCACCTTTCCGAACTTGTCCGAAACAAATTAAAACCAGCGAATGGCAGAAGTGATCTGCTATCTGCAATCCGCATGG GCATCCAGCTGAAAAAAGTGCAAGAGAAGCAAGCGATGCAGAGCAAGCGTGACCCCGTGGGGAATGATGTGGCCACCATCTTGTCCCGGCGCATTGCAGTGGAGTACAGTGAATCTGAAGATGACTCAGAGTTGGATGACAATGACTGGTCAGACTGA
- the wasf3a gene encoding actin-binding protein WASF3 isoform X5, with protein MRANSLQHRIDRLAIKVTQLDSGVEELSLQAINLRKAFKSSTIQDQQVLSKGSTPGSVAEMYDSSDQPPLLSDLTAYREDCTDAMKFYSDPSYFFDLWKEKMLQDTEDKRKERRRQREQKRCVESSTLQRQVKKVRKARNRRQEWNMMAFDKELRPDHRHPQTLRRGASSEGSLSPESRPDLPEYPVPPVAVHSTSKPHVKVQLSPPAEHEYHCIDINYKRTNTIEAAEKMNGSIRSSADYNGASPPAVPGPHLPSAQTAFAFPPVAAAHNGAAIHVGLGYPHPPVPPQGPRVPPPPVPPPPSHPPPAAPSHLSELVRNKLKPANGRSDLLSAIRMGIQLKKVQEKQAMQSKRDPVGNDVATILSRRIAVEYSESEDDSELDDNDWSD; from the exons ATGCGCGCAAACTCTCTCCAGCACCGCATCGACCGCTTGGCCATCAAAGTCACCCAGCTCGACTCCGGTGTGGAAGAAC TCTCTCTTCAGGCCATAAACCTGAGGAAGGCGTTCAAAAGCTCTACCATCCAGGACCAGCAGGTGTTGTCCAAAGGCAGCACTCCAGGCTCGGTGGCTGAGATGTACGACAGCAGCGACCAGCCTCCTCTTCTCAGTGACCTCACGGCTTACAG agaGGACTGCACTGATGCCATGAAGTTCTACTCAGACCCTTCTTACTTTTTTGACTTGTGGAAGGAGAAAATGCTGCAGGACACAGAGGACAAGAGGAAAGAAAGGAGGAGGCAAAGG GAACAGAAGCGATGCGTGGAAAGCAGCACCCTCCAGCGACAGGTGAAAAAGGTGAGGAAGGCTCGAAACCGCAGACAGGAGTGGAACATGATGGCGTTTGACAAAGAGCTCCGTCCAGATCATCGCCACCCACAGACTCTACGGCGAGGGGCGTCTTCTGAGGGCTCACTCTCCCCAGAGAGCAG GCCTGACCTTCCGGAGTACCCTGTCCCTCCTGTGGCAGTCCACAGTACTTCGAAACCACACGTGAAAGTGCAACTCTCCCCACCTGCGGAGCACGAGTACCACTGTATTGACATCAACTACAAGAGAACAAACACTATAGAAGCTGCAGAGAAGATGAACGGCTCCATACGCTCATCTGCAGATTACAA CGGCGCCAGCCCTCCAGCTGTGCCAGGCCCACATCTCCCTTCTGCCCAGACAGCCTTCGCTTTCCCTCCAGTAGCAGCAGCTCACAATGGAGCCGCCATTCACGTCGGCCTTGGATACCCACATCCACCTGTTCCTCCTCAAGGGCCTCGCGTGCCTCCTCCTCCGGTTCCACCGCCTCCATCTCATCCACCCCCAGCTGCCCCTTCTCACCTTTCCGAACTTGTCCGAAACAAATTAAAACCAGCGAATGGCAGAAGTGATCTGCTATCTGCAATCCGCATGG GCATCCAGCTGAAAAAAGTGCAAGAGAAGCAAGCGATGCAGAGCAAGCGTGACCCCGTGGGGAATGATGTGGCCACCATCTTGTCCCGGCGCATTGCAGTGGAGTACAGTGAATCTGAAGATGACTCAGAGTTGGATGACAATGACTGGTCAGACTGA
- the wasf3a gene encoding actin-binding protein WASF3 isoform X6: MRANSLQHRIDRLAIKVTQLDSVSLQAINLRKAFKSSTIQDQQVLSKGSTPGSVAEMYDSSDQPPLLSDLTAYREDCTDAMKFYSDPSYFFDLWKEKMLQDTEDKRKERRRQREQKRCVESSTLQRQVKKVRKARNRRQEWNMMAFDKELRPDHRHPQTLRRGASSEGSLSPESRPDLPEYPVPPVAVHSTSKPHVKVQLSPPAEHEYHCIDINYKRTNTIEAAEKMNGSIRSSADYNGASPPAVPGPHLPSAQTAFAFPPVAAAHNGAAIHVGLGYPHPPVPPQGPRVPPPPVPPPPSHPPPAAPSHLSELVRNKLKPANGRSDLLSAIRMGIQLKKVQEKQAMQSKRDPVGNDVATILSRRIAVEYSESEDDSELDDNDWSD, translated from the exons ATGCGCGCAAACTCTCTCCAGCACCGCATCGACCGCTTGGCCATCAAAGTCACCCAGCTCGACTCCG TCTCTCTTCAGGCCATAAACCTGAGGAAGGCGTTCAAAAGCTCTACCATCCAGGACCAGCAGGTGTTGTCCAAAGGCAGCACTCCAGGCTCGGTGGCTGAGATGTACGACAGCAGCGACCAGCCTCCTCTTCTCAGTGACCTCACGGCTTACAG agaGGACTGCACTGATGCCATGAAGTTCTACTCAGACCCTTCTTACTTTTTTGACTTGTGGAAGGAGAAAATGCTGCAGGACACAGAGGACAAGAGGAAAGAAAGGAGGAGGCAAAGG GAACAGAAGCGATGCGTGGAAAGCAGCACCCTCCAGCGACAGGTGAAAAAGGTGAGGAAGGCTCGAAACCGCAGACAGGAGTGGAACATGATGGCGTTTGACAAAGAGCTCCGTCCAGATCATCGCCACCCACAGACTCTACGGCGAGGGGCGTCTTCTGAGGGCTCACTCTCCCCAGAGAGCAG GCCTGACCTTCCGGAGTACCCTGTCCCTCCTGTGGCAGTCCACAGTACTTCGAAACCACACGTGAAAGTGCAACTCTCCCCACCTGCGGAGCACGAGTACCACTGTATTGACATCAACTACAAGAGAACAAACACTATAGAAGCTGCAGAGAAGATGAACGGCTCCATACGCTCATCTGCAGATTACAA CGGCGCCAGCCCTCCAGCTGTGCCAGGCCCACATCTCCCTTCTGCCCAGACAGCCTTCGCTTTCCCTCCAGTAGCAGCAGCTCACAATGGAGCCGCCATTCACGTCGGCCTTGGATACCCACATCCACCTGTTCCTCCTCAAGGGCCTCGCGTGCCTCCTCCTCCGGTTCCACCGCCTCCATCTCATCCACCCCCAGCTGCCCCTTCTCACCTTTCCGAACTTGTCCGAAACAAATTAAAACCAGCGAATGGCAGAAGTGATCTGCTATCTGCAATCCGCATGG GCATCCAGCTGAAAAAAGTGCAAGAGAAGCAAGCGATGCAGAGCAAGCGTGACCCCGTGGGGAATGATGTGGCCACCATCTTGTCCCGGCGCATTGCAGTGGAGTACAGTGAATCTGAAGATGACTCAGAGTTGGATGACAATGACTGGTCAGACTGA